One genomic segment of Macrobrachium rosenbergii isolate ZJJX-2024 chromosome 40, ASM4041242v1, whole genome shotgun sequence includes these proteins:
- the LOC136826354 gene encoding mucin-2-like, with amino-acid sequence MTTPSPTTTPAATKTTSSPTTTPSATSTTPSPTTAPAATTTTSSPTTTSAATSTTPSPTTTPAGTITPSPTTNPAATSITPSPTTTPAETTTSSPITTPATPSPTTTPPATTTPSPTTTTAAAKTTPSPTATTPAATTTPSPTTTHAATTITLSPTTTTPSPIITTPSATTITPSPTTTTAAATTTPSPTTTTPAVTTTTASPTSTPATTKTPSLTITTPAVTSTPSPTTSTAATTTTPSPATTTPAATTTSSPTTTPAATITPSPTTTTRAATMTTPSPTTTTHLATTSSPSPTTTQSTTTTPAAITKTPSPTTTPAANTTQSPTTTTPAATTTNPSSTTTPTAITTTSPTTTTPAATMTTLSPVITTPASTTTTPSSTTTLPTTTTPSPTTTIPASTTKIPSPTTTPSLTTTTPAATTKTPSPTTTSAATTTPSLTTTTPETITTPSPTAKTPSPTKTTLATTTTTPSPTTTPAATKKKPASTTTTPSPTRTPVATTTPTTTPAATTTPPPTTTPPATTTTPSPTRSLAATTTPSLTTTPAATITTPSPTTTTPSPTKTTPAATTTTPSLSTTPAATKITTSPTTTTPAATTTTPSPTTTPSPTTTRAATTTPPPTTTPAPTTTTPSPTRTPAATTSPSPTTTPAATTTPSPTTTPAATTTTPSPNTTTPAATTTTPSPTTATPTAITTTLSPTTTPAATTTIPSQTTTTPSPTTTTPSATTTTPSPTTNPAATTTTLSPTTTPAATTTTPSLNTTTLAATTTLYLQQSPIN; translated from the coding sequence ATGacaactccatctccaaccacaacccCTGCAGCAACCAAAACAACTTCATCTCCAACCACAACCCCTTCAGCAACCTCAAccactccatctccaaccactGCCCCTGCAGCAACCACAACAACTTCATCTCCAACCACAACATCTGCAGCAACCTCAacaactccatctccaaccacaacccCTGCAGGAACCAtaactccatctccaaccacaaaCCCTGCAGCAACCTCAAtaactccatctccaaccacaacccCTGCAGAAACCACAACTTCATCTCCAATCACAACCCCAGcaactccatctccaaccacaacccCTCCAGCAACTacaactccatctccaaccacaaccaCTGCAGCAGCCAAAACAACTCCATCTCCAACTGCAAcaacccctgcagcaactacaactccatctccaaccacaacccATGCAGCAACCACAATAACTTtatctccaaccacaacaactccatctcCAATCATAACAACCCCTTCAGCAACCACAATAACTCCATCCCCAACCACTACCACTGCAGCAGCCACAacaactccatctccaaccacaacaaccCCTGCAGTAACCACAACAACTGCATCACCAACCAGTACCCCTGCAACAACTAAGACTCCATCTCTAACCATAACAACGCCTGCAGTAACTTCAACTCCATCTCCAACAACATCCACTGCagcaaccacaacaactccatctcCAGCCACAACAACCCCTGCAGCAACCACAACTTCATCTCCAACCACAACCCCTGCAGCAACCATAACAccatctccaaccacaacaaccCGTGCAGCAACTATGacaactccatctccaaccacaacaaccCATTTAGCAACCACATCATCTCCATCCCCAACCACAACTCAATCTACAACCACAACCCCTGCAGCAATCACAAaaactccatctccaaccacaacccCTGCAGCAAACACAACTCAatctccaaccacaacaaccCCTGCTGCAACCACAACAAATCCATCTTCAACCACAACCCCTACAGCAATCACAACAACATCTCCAACGACAACAACCCCTGCAGCAACTATGACAACTCTATCTCCAGTTATAACAACCCCTGCCtcaaccacaacaactccatctTCAACCACAACCCTTCCAACAACCacaactccatctccaaccacaacaaTCCCTGCATCAACCACAAAAattccatctccaaccacaactCCATCTCTAACCACAACAACCCCAGCAGCAACCACCAAAACGCCATCTCCAACCACAACCTCTGCAGCAACAACAACTCCATCTCTAACCACAACCACCCCCGAAACCATAACAACTCCATCTCCAACCGCAAAAACTCCATCTCCAACCAAAACAACCCTTgcaacaaccacaacaactccatctccaaccacaacccctgcagcaaccaaaaaaaaacctgcatcaaccaccacaactccatctcCAACAAGAACCCCTGTAGCAACCACAACTCCAACTACAACCccagcagcaacaacaactcCACCTCCAACCACAACCCCTCCAGCAACCACAACCACTCCATCTCCAACAAGAAGCCTTGCAGCAACCACAACTCCATCTCTAACCACAACCCCTGCAGCAACTATAacaactccatctccaaccacaacaactccatctccaaccaAAACAACCCCTGCagcaaccacaacaactccatctcTATCCACAACCCCTGCAGCAACCAAAATAACTACCTCTCCAACCACAACAACCCCTGCagcaaccaccacaactccatctccaaccacaactccatctccaaccacaacccGTGCAGCAACAACAACTCCACCTCCAACCACAACCCCTGCACCAACCACAACCACTCCATCTCCAACAAGAACCCCTGCAGCAACCACAtctccatctccaaccacaacaCCTGCAGCAACAACAACTCCATCTCCAACTACAACCCCTGCagcaaccacaacaactccatctcCAAACACAACAACCCCTGCagcaaccacaacaactccatctccaaccacaGCAACCCCTACAGCAATTACAACAACTCTATCTCCAACCACAACCCCTGCAGCAACCACAACAATTCCATCTCaaactacaacaactccatctccaaccacaacaaccCCTTCagcaaccacaacaactccatctccaaccacaaaCCCTGCAGCAACCACCACAACTCTATCTCCAACCACTACCCCTGCagcaaccacaacaactccatctcTAAACACAACAACCCTGGCAGCAACCACAACTCTCTACCTTCAACAGAGCCCCATCAACTAA
- the LOC136826355 gene encoding mucin-2-like, whose amino-acid sequence MQKPQLQQPQPLQQPHRLHLQPQPLLHLQPQPLLNSINYNTCSNHDSISNHNPSSNHDFISNHNPPATTTTPSPTTTTPAAITTTISPTTTPPSPTTTPAATKTTTTPATTTRTSSPTTTLQQPQTTAPPTTTTSPTTTTLSPTQHLQHLQPQQLHLQPQPPQQSLQQPQTTTLQQPQELHLQPQHMQQPQLHLNISNHNNLSPTTTPAQPQPQLQPLLLQEPQQCHPQPVPSATTTTTTPAATHFNHNTCSTPSPTTTPAETTTLTTTSPINNPSNNSSISNHNPATTTTPATNNNSSNSNHNHNTCSNHKNFISNHKITTTTQLQPLLHLQLHPQPCSNYNSISNHNPCSKPTITLSPTTTTPSPIITTPSATMTTPSPTTTTAATTTTSSPTTIPSATTTTPSPTTAPAATTTTTSPTTTTPSPITTLAVTTTPYPTTRTPSPTTTLAATTKTPSPTTTTAASTRTSSPSTTPATSASPTTTPAATTTPSPTKTPPATTTTLSPTTTPSATTTTPSPTSAPAATTTTSSPTTTPATTTTTPSPTSAPAATTTPSPTTTPAAITATIFPTTIPAATTTSITPTLQQPQQLYLQPQPLPQPQLHLQPQHLQQPQQLHL is encoded by the coding sequence ATGCAGAAACCACAACTGCAGCAACCACAACCCCTTCAGCAACCACACCgactccatctccaaccacaacccctactccatctccaaccacaacccTTGCTAAACTCCATCAACTACAACACCTGCAGCAACCATgactccatctccaaccacaacccCTCCAGCAACCACGACTTCATATCCAACCACAACCCTCCAGCAACCACAACgactccatctccaaccacaacaaccCCTGCAGCAATTACAACAACTATATCTCCAACCACAACCcctccatctccaaccacaacccCTGCAGCAACCAAAACAACCACAACACCTGCAACAACCACAAGAACTTCATCTCCAACCACAACCCTTCAGCAACCTCAAACCACTGCCCCTCCAACCACAACAAcatctccaaccacaacaacttTATCTCCTACCCAACACCTGCAGcatctccaaccacaacaactccatctccaaccacaacccCCACAGCAATCTCTCCAACAACCACAAACCACAACTCTGCAGCAACCACAAGAACTTCATCTCCAACCACAACACATGCAACAACCACAACTCCATCTCAAcatctccaaccacaacaacttATCTCCAACCACAACACCTGCACAACCACAACCACAACTTCAACCACTGCTCCTGCAGGAACCACAACAATGTCATCCCCAACCAGTCCCCtcagcaactacaacaaccacAACACCTGCAGCAACCCATTTCAATCACAACACCTGCAGcactccatctccaaccacaacccCTGCAGAAACCACAACTCTAACCACAACATCTCCAATCAACAACCCCAGCAACAATAgctccatctccaaccacaacccagcaaccacaacaactccaGCAACCAACAACAACTCCAGCAACTCCAACCACAATCACAACACCTGCAGCAACCACAAGAACTTTATCTCCAACCACAAAATAACCACAACCACTCAACTTCAACCACTGCTCCATCTCCAACTGCATCCCCaaccctgcagcaactacaactccatctccaaccacaacccATGCAGCAAACCCACAATAACTTtatctccaaccacaacaactccatctcCAATCATAACAACCCCTTCAGCAACTATGacaactccatctccaaccacaaccaCTGCAGCAACCACAACAACTTCATCTCCAACCACAATCCCTTCAGCAACCACAAccactccatctccaaccactGCCCCTGcagcaaccacaacaactacatctccaaccacaacaactccatctcCAATCACAACCCTTGCAGTAACCACAACTCCATATCCAACCACAAgaactccatctccaaccacaacccTTGCAGCAACCACAAaaactccatctccaaccacaaccaCTGCAGCATCCACAAGAACTTCATCTCCAAGCACAACACCTGCAACAAGTGCATCTCCGACcactacccctgcagcaactacaactccatctccaaccaAAACCCCTCCAGCAACCACAACAACTTTATCTCCAACCACAACCCCTTCAGCAACCACAACCACTCCATCTCCAACCAGtgcccctgcagcaactacaacaacttcatctccaaccacaactcccgcaacaactacaacaactccatctccaaccaGTGCCCCTGCAGCAACCacaactccatctccaaccacaacccCTGCAGCAATTACAGCAACTATATTTCCAACCACAATTCCCGCAGCAACCACAACATCTATAACCCCAACCCTGCAGCAACCACAGCAACTCTATCTACAACCACAACCCCTACCACAACCacaactccatctccaaccacaacaCCTGCagcaaccacaacaactccatctcTAA